The nucleotide sequence CTTTCCGCCAACTGCTGTAGCGAAGGCAAGGCGTGACCGGCCGGCCACTCGCCTTTCTCGATGCGGCGGCGCAACTGGTCCGCGACGGCGATATAGCGCGGAATCGGGCCCGGGGCCAGGGTTTGACGGTGTACAGACATATATAAGTCTAGTATTATGTACTTTCGGATTTAATCGGGTCTTTTTCGTATCGACCTGCCGGTTCCGCCTTTCGGCCATCGTGCCAAGACGCACCCTGGATGCTATCGCCACCCATGACCCAAGACCATCCCTTCCAAGTCGCCAAGCTGGAAACCTTTGTCCTGCGCGTGCCGGCCGATCCGCCGGTGCGCACGTCCTTCGGCATCATGCACGATCGCCCGGCGGTGCTGGTGCGCGTCACCGATACGGACGGACATCGCGGCTGGGGCGAAGTATGGTGCAACTTTCCCGCCGTGGGCGCGGAACACCGGGCACGCCTGGTCGATAGCTGCATACGGCCGCTGCTGTGCGACCGTGCGTGGCCCTCTCCGGCCGCGTGCTTCGAATCGCTGAGCGCAGGCGTGCGCATTTTAGCGATCCAGTCCGGCGAGGCGGGCCCCCTGGCGCACGCGATCGCTGGCGTGGACACGGCCATCTGGGACATGGTGGCGCGGCGCGCCGGCCAGCCCTTGTGGAAGCTGCTGGGCGCGCAGGACCGGCCGGGCCAAAACACCATCCAGGTCTACACCTCGGGCATCAATCCTGACCGGCCGGAGCGGGTGGCGCAGGCCAAGGCACGCGAAGGCTATAACGCCTTCAAACTGAAAGTCGGCTTCGGCGACCGGCGCGACGAGGACAACGTGCGCGCGCTGCGCGATGCGATGGGGCCGGACGCCACCCTCATGGTGGACGCCAACCAGGCGTGGACACCGTCCCAGGCGGCCGAGATGGCCGGCAGGCTGGCCGCCTACGGCCTGGAATGGCTGGAAGAACCCCTGCCCGCCGACACGCCATGGGAAACCTGGCGCGCGCTGGCCGCCAAGGCCCCCCTGCGCATCGCGGCCGGCGAGAATCTGCGCGGCGCCGAGTCCTTCCAGGCGGCCATCGAACAGGGCGGCATCGCCGTCATCCAGCCGGACCTGGGCAAATGGGGCGGCTTCAGCGGCTGCCTGCCGGTCGTGCGGAACGTCCTGCTGCGCGAACGCTGGTACTGCCCGCACTGGCTGGGAGGCGGCGTGGGCTTGACGGCCTCCATGCACCTGAAGGCGGCCGTGGGCGGGCCCGGCTATGTCGAAGTGGATTCCAACACTAATCCCCTGCGCGATCTGCTCATGCCCGAGGGCCATGCGGTGAAGGACGGCATGGTCACGCTGTCGGACGCACCCGGACTGGGCGTCGAGCCGCCCATGGCCCGGCTGGCGCCGTATGTCGTCGCCTCGCACGGGGCCTGAGGCGATGCCCACGGAAAGAATCGTTATCGCCGAGTTCATGGACGAAAGCGCGGTCCGCCAGCTGTCCATCGAGTTCGACACCCTCTACCAGCCCGACCTGTGTGAACGGCGCGAGGAACTGGCCGCGCTGCTTGCGGATGCGGACGCGTTGATCGTCCGCAACCGCACACAGGTCAACGCCGGCCTGCTGGACCGCCAGACGCGGCTCCAGGCGGTGGGACGCCTGGGCGTGGGCCTGGAAAACATAGACCTCGTCCATTGCCGCGGACTGGGGATCGAGGTGATCCCAGCGGTGGGCGCCAACGCCGGCGCGGTCGCCGAGTACGTGGTCTGCACGGCGATGATGATGCTGCGCGGCGACGCCTACCTGTCCAGCCGCGAGGTCGCCCGGGGTGCATGGCCGCGCGCGCGGCTGGTGAACGGCCGGGAAATCGCCGGCAAGACGCTGGGCATCGTCGGCCTGGGATCCGTGGGCCGCGCCACCGCCGCCCTGGCCCGCGCGGTCGGCATGCGGGTTTGCGCCCACGATCCCGCGCTGGACGGCAAGCACGAAGCGTGGCGCGACGTGGCGCGGCACGCCGACCTGGATGCGCTGCTGCGCGCAAGCGATGCGGTTTCCGTGCATGTGCCGCTGCTGGACGCCACCCGCGGCCTGATCGACGCCCGCCGCCTGGCGCTGATGCCGCGCCACGCCGTCCTGGTCAACGTGGCGCGCGGCGGCGTGGTCGACGAGGCCGCCCTGGCCGATGCGCTGCGCGAAGGCACGATCGCCGGCGCGGCCGTCGATGTTTTCGAAGACGAACCCCTGCCCGCGAACTCCGTGTTCGAGGGGGTGCCCAACTTGGTCCTGACGCCGCATATCGCCGGCGTCACGGCCGAGTCCAACACACGTGTGTCATTCGCCATCGCGGACGCCATCGCGCAAAGGCTGCGTGCGAACCGCTAGGCCATCCTGGAAGGAGATGTACAAAATGAAAATCGCTGCATGGATTACCGGCTGCCTGGTCGCGCTGGGCGCGGTCGCGGGCGCACAGGCCGCCGACTGGCCCGACAAGCCGGTCAACCTGATCGTCCCCTATCCCGCGGGGGGCGGCGTGGACCCGGTCGCGCGCCTGGTCGGGCAGAAATTGTCCGAACGCTGGGGCCAGCCCGTGGTCGTGCAGAACAAGGCCGGCGCCAGCGGCTCGATCGGCGCCGCCTATGTGGCCCGCGCCAAGCCGGACGGTACGACCATCATGATGTCGGCGACGGCCGAAGTGGTGATCAACCAGTACATCATGCAGCAGATGCCTTACGACCCGGAAAAGGATCTGGTGCCCGTCACGCTGGCCGTGCGCCTGCCCTTCGTGCTGGTTACCCAGCCCAATGCGCCCTATTCCAACGTGGCGGAACTGCTGGCCTACGCCAAGAAGCATCCCGGCGGCCTGACCTACGCATCGTCGGGCAACGGCACGCCGCAGCACCTCGCGGCGGTCCTGCTGGAACAGTTGGGCGACGTGAAGCTCACCCACATCCCCTACAAGGGCGTGGCGCCGTCGATCAGCGCGCTGCTGGGGGGCGAAGTCAACATCGGATTCGTGGGCCTGCCCACCGGCCTGCCGCATATCCAGTCCGGCCAATTGAAAGCCCTGGCGGTTTCCGGCCCCGGCACTGCTTCCGCGGCGCCCGATATTGCGCCGGTCGCGCGGACCCAGGGCCTGGAGAAGTTCGACCTGACGCAGTGGTTCGGCGTGTTCGTGCCGGCAGGCACGCCCGATGACGTCGTCCAGCGTATCCAGCAGGACGTCGCCACGGTGCTGCAGATGCCCGATGTGCGCAAAGTGCTGGTGGCACAGGGCGCCGAACCCAGCGGCATGCCCACCGCCGAATTCCGCGCCTTCGTCGAGAAGGAACGGAACAAGTTCAGCGGCATCGTCAAGGCGGGAAATCTGTAGGTCTTCGGCGTCCCGAACGCTTGCCAGGCCAGCCCGGCCGCCGCGAGGCGCGCCGGGCTTTTTGCATGGCGGCGCATGAAGCAAGGCGGGACACACGGCCCTATACTGGCGGGCCATCGGCCAGGTCAGCCCGTTGCCCCGCCCGCAGGCAAGGTCGCGGGACGCAAGCAGGCAAGCCGGCTTGCCGATCCTCCGGTTTCCATTTCGCTTCCGCTTCTCCGCTTATGCAGTCCCGACCCGTCCCGCGCCAAGGATCGCCTGTCTCCACCGCGGAAACACCCGGCACGGTCCGGGCCGCCACGCCCCTGCCTGCATCCGCGCCATCCACGCCGCGCAGCGTGGACTTCGACTGGAACGAGGATAGCGAAAGCGCGCACGCGGCCCGCGCGCTGCTGGGCGAAGGCTCGTCGCCCCATACGGTGGCCTCCTACCGCGCGGCGGTGCGCTACCTGGCCGCCTGGCACGAACAGCGCTTGCAAGCGCCCTTCTCCTTGCCGGTTTCCGTGCGCACCGTGGTGCTGTTCATCACCGATCACGTGCAGCATGCCGGCGAGCAGGGCCTGGCGCATGGCCTGCCGCCGGACATCGACGCCGCCCTGGTGGCGCTGGGCGTCAAGGCGCGTCCCGGGCCGCTGGCGCTGTCCACCGTGCAGCACCGCCTGGCGGTGCTTTCCGAAGCGCACCG is from Bordetella bronchialis and encodes:
- a CDS encoding mandelate racemase/muconate lactonizing enzyme family protein — protein: MTQDHPFQVAKLETFVLRVPADPPVRTSFGIMHDRPAVLVRVTDTDGHRGWGEVWCNFPAVGAEHRARLVDSCIRPLLCDRAWPSPAACFESLSAGVRILAIQSGEAGPLAHAIAGVDTAIWDMVARRAGQPLWKLLGAQDRPGQNTIQVYTSGINPDRPERVAQAKAREGYNAFKLKVGFGDRRDEDNVRALRDAMGPDATLMVDANQAWTPSQAAEMAGRLAAYGLEWLEEPLPADTPWETWRALAAKAPLRIAAGENLRGAESFQAAIEQGGIAVIQPDLGKWGGFSGCLPVVRNVLLRERWYCPHWLGGGVGLTASMHLKAAVGGPGYVEVDSNTNPLRDLLMPEGHAVKDGMVTLSDAPGLGVEPPMARLAPYVVASHGA
- a CDS encoding NAD(P)-dependent oxidoreductase; translation: MPTERIVIAEFMDESAVRQLSIEFDTLYQPDLCERREELAALLADADALIVRNRTQVNAGLLDRQTRLQAVGRLGVGLENIDLVHCRGLGIEVIPAVGANAGAVAEYVVCTAMMMLRGDAYLSSREVARGAWPRARLVNGREIAGKTLGIVGLGSVGRATAALARAVGMRVCAHDPALDGKHEAWRDVARHADLDALLRASDAVSVHVPLLDATRGLIDARRLALMPRHAVLVNVARGGVVDEAALADALREGTIAGAAVDVFEDEPLPANSVFEGVPNLVLTPHIAGVTAESNTRVSFAIADAIAQRLRANR
- a CDS encoding Bug family tripartite tricarboxylate transporter substrate binding protein; amino-acid sequence: MKIAAWITGCLVALGAVAGAQAADWPDKPVNLIVPYPAGGGVDPVARLVGQKLSERWGQPVVVQNKAGASGSIGAAYVARAKPDGTTIMMSATAEVVINQYIMQQMPYDPEKDLVPVTLAVRLPFVLVTQPNAPYSNVAELLAYAKKHPGGLTYASSGNGTPQHLAAVLLEQLGDVKLTHIPYKGVAPSISALLGGEVNIGFVGLPTGLPHIQSGQLKALAVSGPGTASAAPDIAPVARTQGLEKFDLTQWFGVFVPAGTPDDVVQRIQQDVATVLQMPDVRKVLVAQGAEPSGMPTAEFRAFVEKERNKFSGIVKAGNL